One segment of Pantoea sp. Lij88 DNA contains the following:
- the flgB gene encoding flagellar basal body rod protein FlgB yields MLDKLDAALKFGTEALNLRAQRQEILASNIANADTPGYQARDIDFASELSRVMSNGRAEGSSMALKVTSARHIEAQTNGAPSMDMLYRIPDQPAADGNTVDMDRERTQFADNSLKYQTDLTLISSQIKGMMSVLQGQ; encoded by the coding sequence ATGCTCGACAAACTGGATGCGGCGCTGAAATTTGGTACGGAGGCCCTCAACCTGCGTGCTCAACGTCAGGAGATCCTGGCGTCAAATATTGCCAACGCCGATACCCCTGGTTATCAGGCCCGGGATATCGACTTTGCCAGCGAGCTGAGTCGGGTGATGTCCAATGGCCGTGCAGAAGGCAGCAGCATGGCGTTAAAAGTCACGTCAGCTCGTCACATTGAAGCACAGACAAACGGCGCGCCATCGATGGATATGCTTTATCGCATACCTGACCAGCCGGCTGCCGACGGCAACACCGTAGATATGGACCGTGAGCGTACGCAGTTCGCGGATAACAGCCTGAAATATCAAACCGACCTCACCCTCATCAGTAGCCAGATCAAAGGCATGATGAGTGTGTTACAAGGGCAATAA